A window of Paenibacillus polygoni contains these coding sequences:
- a CDS encoding DnaD domain-containing protein, which produces MSEPGEGTWVKGIAYGMSMGSVQLPYALLRYYTRLGLSDGEMLLIQHLISFQQLEGNDFPTLEELAVRMNIPPEQVARGLQRLMRDGFVSIDEDLDKASGIQYERYNVLGLYVKLAECLQEESSSPAVARKSAAYPYQQKAKQTMEEAEERNMFRVFENEFGRPLSPMEYETISGWIDQDRYPEELILLALKEAVFAGKVHFRYIDRILLEWSRNRVKTTEDVKAYAARFRSGGR; this is translated from the coding sequence ATGAGCGAACCAGGTGAGGGTACATGGGTGAAAGGTATTGCTTACGGGATGTCTATGGGGAGCGTTCAACTTCCTTATGCACTGCTCCGTTATTACACCCGGCTTGGTTTGTCAGATGGAGAGATGCTTCTAATCCAACATCTGATATCATTTCAACAGCTGGAAGGAAATGATTTTCCGACGCTTGAGGAATTGGCAGTTCGAATGAACATACCGCCGGAACAGGTTGCTCGTGGCTTGCAGAGGCTGATGAGAGATGGTTTTGTTAGTATAGACGAAGATTTAGATAAAGCGAGCGGCATACAATATGAGCGTTATAATGTGCTTGGATTATATGTAAAACTTGCGGAATGTCTTCAAGAAGAATCATCTTCCCCAGCGGTTGCTCGAAAATCAGCAGCATACCCTTATCAGCAGAAGGCAAAACAAACGATGGAAGAAGCTGAAGAACGTAATATGTTCCGAGTTTTTGAGAATGAGTTCGGCAGACCTCTATCTCCTATGGAATATGAAACGATCTCTGGCTGGATCGATCAGGATCGATACCCTGAAGAGTTGATATTGCTTGCTCTGAAAGAAGCTGTGTTTGCTGGAAAAGTACATTTCAGATATATTGATCGTATATTACTGGAATGGAGCCGCAATAGAGTTAAAACAACCGAGGATGTAAAAGCATACGCCGCCCGCTTCCGTAGTGGTGGACGTTAA
- a CDS encoding RNA polymerase sigma factor: MIEDIVQGDHAKYHELINQYSKHIFQVTYSVLHHVQDAEDAAQEAFVQIFKSLPQYRSEGFKTWITRIALNKAIDMKRKASRRVITEAGHENEVIHIPDRQADTVYQLLKKEKKQELLKKIRMLPPKYRDIIILYYLKENNYEQIAEECNIAVKTVESRLYRARIWIRQHWKEKEWRE; this comes from the coding sequence TTGATTGAAGACATTGTGCAAGGAGATCATGCGAAATACCATGAACTTATTAATCAATACAGTAAACATATTTTTCAAGTTACGTATTCTGTTCTTCATCATGTTCAGGATGCGGAGGATGCTGCACAGGAAGCTTTCGTTCAAATCTTTAAATCTCTCCCCCAGTACCGATCGGAAGGGTTTAAGACTTGGATTACACGAATTGCACTGAATAAAGCGATTGATATGAAAAGGAAAGCCAGCCGAAGAGTCATAACCGAAGCAGGACATGAAAACGAGGTAATACATATACCTGACCGGCAGGCGGATACGGTGTATCAATTGCTTAAGAAAGAAAAAAAACAAGAATTGCTGAAAAAAATCAGAATGCTTCCTCCCAAGTATCGTGATATTATCATTCTCTATTACCTAAAGGAAAACAATTATGAGCAGATAGCCGAGGAATGCAATATTGCTGTGAAAACCGTCGAATCCAGGTTATACCGAGCGAGAATATGGATAAGGCAACATTGGAAGGAGAAAGAATGGCGTGAATAA
- a CDS encoding methylthioribulose 1-phosphate dehydratase: MTFSDITTEEKNRVLSELADVKDDFAKRGWFPGTSGNLSMRVGNFDAEEFHFAVTASGKDKAARTPEDFLFVDKDGKACETTSLKPSAETLIHCEIYRLTGCGAVFHVHTVFNNLISEYYGDQGHVPIQGIELIKAFNIWEENAAIEVPVLPNYAHIPSIAKLVPGMLQEKVPGILLRNHGIYVWGKNAFEARKHLEAFEFLFEVMYRGLLLKK, from the coding sequence ATGACTTTTTCAGATATCACCACAGAAGAAAAAAACCGTGTTCTCTCCGAATTAGCCGATGTAAAAGATGACTTTGCAAAAAGAGGCTGGTTCCCCGGCACCAGCGGTAATTTATCCATGCGTGTTGGAAATTTTGATGCGGAAGAATTCCATTTTGCAGTTACCGCCAGCGGTAAAGATAAAGCAGCCCGTACACCCGAAGACTTCCTCTTTGTAGATAAGGATGGAAAAGCTTGCGAAACAACGAGCTTAAAACCGAGTGCGGAAACATTAATCCACTGCGAAATTTATCGCTTAACTGGATGCGGGGCAGTCTTTCATGTACATACCGTGTTCAATAACCTGATCAGTGAATATTATGGGGATCAAGGTCATGTACCCATCCAAGGGATCGAACTGATTAAAGCTTTCAACATCTGGGAAGAGAATGCTGCAATTGAGGTGCCTGTTCTTCCTAACTACGCGCATATTCCTTCCATTGCCAAGCTGGTACCTGGTATGCTTCAAGAGAAAGTTCCTGGGATTCTGCTTCGCAATCACGGCATTTATGTATGGGGAAAGAACGCGTTTGAAGCAAGAAAGCATCTTGAGGCGTTTGAATTTTTATTTGAAGTGATGTACCGCGGACTTTTACTCAAAAAATAA
- a CDS encoding acetate/propionate family kinase produces MKILVINSGSSSLKYQVYDMTNESVLAKGLVERIGMDSSILNHKPTGKEEITEVSEILEHNTAIRKVLDKLTHEEHGVMSSISEIQAVGHRVVHGGEAFKESALVTDEVKAEIRRLIDLAPLHNPAAMMGINAAELNMPGIPQVVVFDTAFHQTMPEHAYLYAIPRVLYNKYKVRRYGAHGTSHDFVSKAAAEFLNRPIEDLKIITCHVGNGGSLTAVKNGVSVDTSMGMTPLEGLMMGTRSGDLDPAIVPYVMNKEELTINEVNSMLNKHSGLLAISGISSDMREITEGMENGEPNSTLAFNMYEYRLRKYIGSYAAAMNGVDVIVFTAGVGENSVVLRQRVLEQLTYLGVEVDEELNKIRSGEPRRISSTNSKVEVLVIPTNEELVIARDTHRIVEATQ; encoded by the coding sequence ATGAAAATTTTAGTTATCAATTCAGGGAGTTCTTCTCTGAAATATCAAGTATATGACATGACGAATGAATCTGTTCTTGCAAAAGGACTTGTAGAACGGATTGGTATGGATTCTTCCATTTTGAATCACAAACCTACAGGCAAAGAAGAAATTACAGAAGTTAGTGAAATTCTTGAGCACAATACTGCTATTCGTAAAGTGCTCGACAAATTGACTCATGAAGAACACGGTGTAATGAGCTCGATTTCAGAAATTCAAGCAGTAGGTCACCGCGTAGTACACGGCGGGGAAGCTTTTAAAGAATCTGCTCTTGTAACAGACGAAGTAAAAGCTGAGATCCGTCGTCTGATCGACCTTGCTCCGCTTCATAACCCAGCAGCAATGATGGGAATTAACGCTGCAGAGCTAAATATGCCGGGGATCCCGCAGGTTGTCGTATTTGATACTGCGTTCCATCAAACCATGCCTGAACATGCATACCTGTATGCTATTCCACGTGTACTTTATAACAAGTACAAAGTACGTCGTTATGGTGCACACGGTACTTCCCACGATTTTGTAAGTAAAGCAGCTGCTGAATTCCTTAATCGTCCGATCGAAGACCTGAAGATCATTACATGTCACGTAGGTAACGGAGGCAGCTTAACAGCAGTGAAAAATGGGGTTTCCGTTGATACTTCCATGGGTATGACTCCTCTTGAAGGTCTGATGATGGGAACACGCAGCGGGGATCTCGATCCAGCGATTGTACCTTATGTAATGAACAAAGAAGAGCTTACGATTAACGAAGTGAATTCGATGCTTAATAAACATAGTGGACTGCTTGCCATCTCCGGTATCAGCAGTGACATGCGTGAGATTACAGAAGGAATGGAGAACGGTGAGCCAAACTCTACACTTGCTTTCAATATGTATGAGTACCGTCTTCGTAAATACATTGGTTCCTATGCTGCAGCGATGAACGGTGTGGATGTTATCGTCTTTACAGCAGGGGTTGGAGAGAATTCTGTTGTGCTTCGTCAGCGTGTTCTTGAGCAGCTTACTTATCTTGGTGTTGAAGTAGACGAAGAGCTGAATAAAATCCGTTCTGGTGAGCCGCGCCGTATCTCTTCAACAAATTCCAAAGTAGAAGTTCTCGTCATTCCAACGAATGAAGAACTTGTGATTGCACGCGATACACATCGTATTGTAGAAGCAACTCAATAA
- a CDS encoding anti-sigma factor family protein, whose product MNNRNEDRFTAYIKGTLTEAEREEIDEQLLTDEEALASYLMSLQLLNQNEDLAHQNNNETFTFPEIHSQTVFTKRIMKQVDSMVRREGRKKRIGKLSWQHLLSHKMIHYTVAASITVLFISTGVFDRLAPGNVYKSETQTAQPYSEVLVKKATGWLDTLKPKP is encoded by the coding sequence GTGAATAACCGAAATGAGGACCGCTTTACGGCTTATATCAAAGGGACACTAACCGAGGCGGAGAGAGAAGAGATAGATGAGCAGCTCCTTACTGATGAAGAAGCGCTTGCCTCCTATCTGATGTCTCTTCAGTTATTGAATCAGAACGAAGATTTGGCTCACCAAAACAACAACGAGACGTTTACTTTCCCTGAGATTCATAGTCAAACGGTATTTACCAAGCGGATCATGAAACAAGTTGATTCTATGGTGAGAAGAGAAGGAAGGAAGAAGAGAATAGGCAAACTTTCGTGGCAGCATCTGCTCAGTCATAAAATGATTCACTATACGGTAGCTGCTTCAATAACAGTCCTTTTTATTTCTACAGGTGTATTTGATCGGTTAGCCCCCGGCAATGTATACAAGAGCGAGACCCAGACAGCACAACCTTATAGTGAAGTTTTGGTGAAAAAGGCTACAGGCTGGTTAGATACGTTAAAGCCTAAACCATAA
- the asnS gene encoding asparagine--tRNA ligase, with translation MSTKSDIRNVSKHVGETVTIGAWVNNKRSSGKIQFLQLRDGTGYIQGVVVKSEVSEEIWNNAKSLTQESSLYVTGVVREEPRSQSGYELTVTGIEIIHLTENYPITPKEHGVDFLMDHRHLWLRSNKQRAIMVIRAEIIRAVQEYFDTNGFTIVDPPILTPSSAEGTTNLFHIKYFDEDAYLTQSGQLYMEAAAMALGKVYSFGPTFRAEKSKTRRHLIEFWMIEPEMAFVDHEESLRIQEEFISHVVQSVVKNCRKELESIGRDISKLENIKAPFPRITYDEAITFLQGEGFDIPWGEDFGAPHETAIAEKYDKPVFITHYPAGIKAFYMKPDPNRPEVVLCADMIAPEGYGEIIGGSQRIDDPKLMEERFEEHNLSREAYQWYLDLRTYGSVPHSGFGLGLERTVAWICGLDHVRETIPFPRTLYRLYP, from the coding sequence ATGAGCACGAAAAGTGACATTCGCAATGTCAGCAAGCACGTTGGAGAAACAGTAACGATCGGTGCTTGGGTCAATAACAAGCGCTCCAGCGGTAAAATACAATTTTTACAGCTTCGCGACGGTACAGGCTATATCCAGGGGGTCGTGGTGAAGAGTGAAGTTTCTGAAGAAATTTGGAACAACGCGAAAAGCCTCACCCAAGAAAGTTCACTTTATGTAACAGGGGTGGTTCGTGAAGAGCCGCGCAGCCAGTCTGGATATGAACTTACAGTTACAGGAATTGAAATTATTCATTTAACTGAAAATTATCCCATTACGCCGAAAGAACACGGTGTTGATTTCTTGATGGATCATCGCCACCTGTGGCTTCGTTCGAACAAACAGCGTGCAATTATGGTGATTCGTGCGGAAATTATCCGCGCAGTTCAGGAGTATTTTGATACCAATGGATTTACGATTGTAGATCCTCCGATCCTGACACCTTCTTCTGCTGAAGGAACAACGAACCTGTTCCACATCAAATACTTTGATGAAGATGCATACCTGACACAAAGCGGTCAGCTTTATATGGAAGCAGCTGCCATGGCGCTTGGTAAAGTGTATTCCTTTGGTCCTACTTTCCGTGCAGAAAAATCCAAAACTCGCCGTCACTTGATTGAGTTCTGGATGATTGAACCGGAAATGGCATTTGTGGATCATGAAGAAAGCTTGCGTATTCAGGAAGAGTTCATTTCACACGTAGTACAGTCGGTAGTGAAAAACTGCCGTAAAGAGCTGGAAAGCATTGGCCGTGATATCTCTAAACTCGAGAATATCAAAGCTCCATTCCCGCGTATTACTTATGATGAAGCAATTACCTTCCTGCAAGGAGAAGGTTTTGATATTCCATGGGGTGAAGATTTTGGTGCTCCTCATGAAACAGCGATTGCCGAAAAATACGACAAACCTGTATTCATTACTCACTATCCAGCAGGAATTAAAGCTTTCTATATGAAACCAGATCCGAACCGTCCAGAAGTGGTATTATGTGCAGACATGATCGCACCGGAAGGATACGGCGAAATTATTGGCGGCTCCCAGCGTATTGACGATCCGAAACTGATGGAAGAGCGTTTTGAAGAACATAATCTTTCCCGGGAAGCTTATCAGTGGTACTTGGATCTTCGCACCTATGGATCTGTTCCTCACTCCGGATTTGGTCTTGGACTTGAACGTACAGTAGCTTGGATTTGCGGACTTGATCATGTACGTGAAACCATCCCATTCCCACGCACACTGTATCGTCTTTATCCGTAA
- a CDS encoding 2-hydroxy-3-keto-5-methylthiopentenyl-1-phosphate phosphatase, with amino-acid sequence MSKKTVIFCDFDGTITLSDNIVAIMKHFQPAGYEPIMKDIVDQKISLQQGVSAMFALIPSEKKNEVIDFVLGQAGIRDGFAEFLSYVRNEGIEFYVTSGGMDFFIDPLLAPFGIPNDHVYCNRADFTGDYIQILWPHPCKAPCTNDCGMCKATIMRNFDPNSYERILIGDSLTDFQGAKIADLVYSRSILTKKCEELQVPHVPFTTFFDILENLQSKRVQEAVK; translated from the coding sequence GTGAGTAAAAAAACAGTTATATTCTGCGATTTTGACGGAACGATTACGCTATCCGATAATATCGTAGCGATCATGAAGCATTTTCAGCCTGCCGGTTATGAGCCGATTATGAAAGATATAGTTGATCAGAAAATTTCTTTACAGCAAGGGGTAAGTGCAATGTTCGCCCTGATTCCTTCAGAGAAAAAGAATGAAGTGATCGATTTTGTTCTTGGACAAGCGGGAATTAGGGATGGCTTTGCCGAGTTCCTTAGCTATGTACGTAACGAAGGTATCGAGTTTTATGTAACGAGCGGCGGAATGGATTTTTTTATTGATCCTCTGCTTGCTCCGTTTGGGATTCCAAATGATCATGTTTATTGTAACCGTGCTGATTTTACGGGAGATTATATTCAAATCCTGTGGCCTCATCCTTGTAAAGCCCCATGTACGAATGATTGTGGAATGTGTAAAGCAACTATTATGCGTAATTTTGATCCTAATTCTTATGAACGTATACTCATCGGTGACAGTCTCACCGACTTCCAAGGTGCAAAAATTGCTGACCTCGTGTATTCTCGTTCGATCTTAACGAAGAAATGTGAAGAACTGCAGGTTCCTCACGTACCGTTTACTACTTTCTTCGATATTTTAGAAAACTTACAATCGAAACGCGTTCAGGAGGCAGTAAAATGA
- a CDS encoding 2,3-diketo-5-methylthiopentyl-1-phosphate enolase, whose amino-acid sequence MSYCTATYRIYDDKANFHKKAESIAVGMTVGSWTELPETKRDVMKQHLGQVLEVKVHEPENAQPGERYGEVTIAYPDINFSKDIPALLVTVFGKISMDGKIKLMQLGFSDAFASHFPGPKFGIQGVRELLGVPNRPLLMSIFKSVIGLNASELREQFLRQALGGVDLIKDDEILFENELTPIEKRVEVCIRAAEEASKETGKKLLYATNLTGPTSRLHEQARKAIDAGANALLFNVLSYGYDVLHELSKDPEITVPIMAHPALAGAYYPSPYHGISASVLLGQLMRLAGADLVLFPSPYGSVTMPREENMGIKEQLLTSALPIKQSMPVPSAGIHPGLVPLILQDFGTDVIVNAGGGIHGHPMGTEAGGRAFVQAIEAAQQGISLSEYASNHTELASALQLWGGEK is encoded by the coding sequence TTGAGTTATTGTACAGCAACGTACCGGATTTACGATGATAAAGCGAATTTTCACAAAAAGGCAGAATCCATTGCCGTTGGGATGACAGTGGGAAGCTGGACAGAATTACCGGAAACAAAAAGAGACGTAATGAAGCAACATTTAGGACAAGTGCTTGAAGTTAAGGTCCATGAACCTGAAAATGCGCAGCCTGGAGAACGCTATGGAGAGGTTACCATCGCTTATCCCGATATAAACTTTAGCAAGGACATTCCGGCACTCCTCGTTACCGTATTTGGAAAAATATCAATGGACGGCAAAATTAAGCTCATGCAGCTCGGTTTCTCCGATGCTTTTGCCTCTCATTTCCCTGGTCCAAAGTTTGGTATACAAGGCGTACGTGAACTTCTAGGTGTACCGAATCGGCCGCTTTTGATGAGTATTTTTAAATCTGTTATCGGTCTTAATGCTTCAGAACTGCGTGAACAATTTTTACGTCAAGCACTTGGCGGAGTCGATTTAATTAAAGATGATGAAATCCTTTTTGAGAATGAGCTGACTCCCATTGAAAAACGAGTGGAAGTATGTATCCGGGCCGCAGAAGAAGCAAGCAAAGAAACCGGTAAAAAGTTGCTTTATGCGACCAATCTGACCGGTCCGACTTCCCGTCTGCATGAGCAAGCTCGAAAAGCGATTGACGCAGGCGCTAACGCTCTTCTCTTTAACGTATTATCTTACGGGTACGACGTCCTGCACGAACTCAGTAAAGATCCAGAGATTACCGTACCGATCATGGCCCACCCAGCCCTTGCGGGTGCCTACTATCCTTCACCTTATCATGGTATCTCTGCATCTGTCCTGCTGGGGCAGCTCATGCGTCTTGCGGGAGCAGATCTTGTCCTGTTCCCTTCACCTTACGGTTCAGTAACGATGCCGCGGGAAGAAAATATGGGAATTAAAGAACAGCTGTTAACTTCAGCGCTGCCGATCAAACAAAGTATGCCTGTACCGTCAGCGGGAATCCATCCTGGGCTTGTTCCGCTGATCTTACAAGATTTCGGTACAGATGTTATTGTAAATGCAGGCGGTGGAATTCACGGTCATCCCATGGGTACTGAAGCCGGAGGACGTGCATTTGTTCAAGCCATTGAAGCAGCACAGCAAGGGATTTCGCTTTCAGAATACGCTTCTAACCATACAGAACTTGCAAGTGCCCTGCAGCTTTGGGGAGGAGAAAAATAA
- a CDS encoding 3-hydroxyacyl-CoA dehydrogenase family protein, whose protein sequence is MLFKKIGVIGGGTMGQGIAEMLAAKGLDVLLVEQTPEKLDHSVEMIETGLDKKLEKWAITQAEKKLILSRIHKTTSYEELSVCDLIIETITEDLEEKKVLFRKLEEVIGTDIILTSNTSTLSLTELASATNSPERMIGLHWTHPVSSIDMVEIIRGLKTSDETFNATKQFAEEVLGKKGIMVYESPGFVTSRLICLHINEALHLLEEGVASAEDIDEAVRIGYKFQHGPLEMADRFGLDSVHAALDGMFREFGELKYRPSTVLKKMVRAGQLGVKTGEGFFKYDKDGDRV, encoded by the coding sequence ATGTTGTTTAAAAAAATAGGAGTTATCGGCGGAGGTACAATGGGCCAAGGTATTGCAGAGATGCTTGCAGCCAAAGGCCTCGACGTCTTGCTCGTAGAACAAACCCCTGAGAAATTAGATCATTCAGTAGAAATGATTGAAACAGGACTTGATAAGAAATTAGAGAAGTGGGCTATCACTCAAGCAGAGAAAAAATTAATCTTGTCCAGAATTCATAAAACGACAAGTTATGAGGAACTTTCTGTATGTGATTTAATCATAGAGACCATTACGGAAGATTTGGAAGAGAAAAAAGTTCTCTTTAGAAAACTGGAAGAAGTAATCGGTACTGATATCATTCTGACTAGTAATACTTCTACTCTTAGCTTGACGGAACTTGCAAGTGCAACTAACTCACCTGAACGTATGATCGGGCTTCACTGGACACATCCGGTTTCCAGCATTGATATGGTTGAAATTATTCGTGGTCTTAAAACTTCTGATGAAACGTTCAACGCAACAAAACAATTTGCTGAAGAAGTGCTTGGCAAAAAAGGGATCATGGTTTATGAGTCCCCAGGATTTGTTACTTCTCGTCTAATCTGCCTGCACATTAACGAAGCTCTTCATTTGCTTGAAGAGGGAGTTGCTTCTGCAGAAGATATCGATGAAGCGGTACGTATTGGTTACAAATTCCAACATGGACCGCTTGAAATGGCGGATCGTTTCGGACTTGATTCTGTTCATGCAGCGCTGGATGGAATGTTCCGCGAATTTGGTGAACTGAAATATAGACCATCTACTGTTTTGAAAAAAATGGTTCGCGCTGGACAACTCGGCGTAAAAACAGGAGAGGGCTTCTTCAAGTACGACAAGGATGGTGACCGAGTATGA
- a CDS encoding multi-tm2 domain protein — protein MEQDRSKLLAFLLNFVPGLGHYYYKSRVKGFIYGFLFFGVLGLAFLSALGNEMDFALVMLLGAAFLWMVSMFSLVLKLLRAPEQSSYPPGYPNYAPNAETYGQMGPAVDPNVDPNESYYGMQHNQKPGMAPPFGFPPHEGYVYPNQGIGKEKERFFTILLSFVPGLGHLHMGLLQRGLSFLIGFFGLAIMLLFVAVISGEEVILLFLLLLPVMWLYCMFDAVQHVHRKQAGEILEDKTLFEQIEHGRSHGKRSKVIATLLAMIPGAGQMYLGLQKRGLQLMVLFLGSIYILDLLNLSLFLFLIPVIWFYSFFDGLQQASKYGREPLYDKPVVEAWTRYQRWIGAALLFLGVYYILLRLVVPELESRFESLQFFYSLQSYMNTIVISLIFIGGGIKLLFSPTRKEDEGERLLRELERDMDLSPYQDREL, from the coding sequence ATGGAGCAGGACAGAAGTAAACTGCTTGCCTTTTTGCTTAACTTTGTGCCGGGACTCGGACATTATTATTATAAGAGCCGGGTAAAGGGTTTTATCTACGGATTCTTATTTTTTGGAGTATTAGGATTGGCTTTTTTATCTGCTCTCGGAAATGAAATGGATTTTGCTTTAGTTATGTTACTAGGGGCTGCCTTTCTATGGATGGTTAGTATGTTTAGTCTGGTTCTTAAACTGCTTCGTGCACCCGAACAATCCTCCTATCCGCCGGGATATCCTAACTATGCTCCAAATGCGGAGACGTATGGACAAATGGGACCCGCAGTAGATCCAAACGTAGACCCTAATGAGTCCTATTACGGCATGCAGCACAATCAAAAACCAGGCATGGCACCTCCTTTTGGTTTTCCGCCGCACGAAGGGTATGTGTATCCAAATCAGGGAATAGGGAAAGAAAAGGAACGATTCTTTACGATTCTCTTATCGTTCGTGCCAGGACTTGGACACTTGCACATGGGACTGTTGCAACGCGGTTTATCTTTTCTAATTGGATTCTTTGGACTCGCTATTATGCTGCTGTTCGTAGCAGTCATTTCGGGCGAAGAGGTCATACTTCTTTTCCTGCTTCTACTGCCGGTGATGTGGCTGTACTGTATGTTTGATGCGGTTCAGCATGTGCATCGCAAGCAAGCGGGGGAAATTTTAGAGGATAAAACACTGTTTGAACAGATAGAACATGGCCGCAGTCATGGAAAGCGGAGTAAAGTGATTGCTACGTTACTTGCGATGATCCCAGGGGCAGGCCAGATGTATCTGGGGCTGCAAAAAAGAGGACTTCAGCTTATGGTGCTGTTCCTAGGGAGTATTTATATTTTGGACTTGCTCAATTTGTCCCTCTTTCTTTTTTTAATCCCCGTTATCTGGTTCTATAGTTTCTTTGACGGACTTCAGCAGGCAAGCAAGTACGGCAGAGAACCCTTATATGATAAACCGGTAGTTGAAGCGTGGACGCGTTATCAGCGGTGGATCGGTGCAGCACTATTATTCCTGGGTGTTTATTATATTTTGCTGAGACTGGTAGTTCCAGAGCTTGAGAGCCGCTTTGAGTCCTTGCAATTCTTTTACAGTCTTCAGTCTTATATGAACACGATCGTCATATCATTGATCTTCATCGGGGGCGGTATCAAGCTGCTATTCTCTCCAACACGGAAAGAGGATGAAGGGGAACGTCTTCTTAGAGAGCTCGAGCGTGATATGGATCTATCTCCTTATCAAGACAGAGAGTTGTAG